Part of the Vitis vinifera cultivar Pinot Noir 40024 chromosome 13, ASM3070453v1 genome is shown below.
agaaaataaccTCTTCAAGCATTTTTCCCAAAaacattataagtaattttataatgttataattaatttttaaaaattttaaaagtatttttaaattttcttaaacacatttttttttaaaatattttctaagttaaaaacattttctagaatagttggctaacaaattaaaaaatatattatttttctcttcttttgtgTATCCTTACATACATTTagatagaaatttattatttctttgctTAAACCTATTATCATTAGAGTTTtgtattcatttattaattaatatcacCTCAGAAATGACAAAGAAGATACTGGAATGGAAGCCAGCACTGACAAAAGAAGTGGATGAGAACGGATGGTCTCCTCTTCACTGTGCTGCATGCAGAGGCTGTAATACAACAATAATAAGGCAATTGTTAGACAAGTCAGATAAGTCTGTACCCTACCTTAGGATCAAAGATGGCAACTTAACGGCCCTTCATATAGCGGCAAGGCATGGGCGTATGAAGATAGTAGAGATACTGGCATCACACTCTCCAGACTGTTGTGAGCAGGTTGATGATAAGGGAAACAATGTTTTCCATTTTGCCATGATGAAAAGGAAGGCATATGCTTCTGGTGATCTCTTAAGGAATAGGTGGTTGAGAGTGACTGGACTTATAAACGAGAAAGATGGTGAGGGAGACACTCCCTTGCACCTCCTCGCGTCTCACCAAGTTTTTGACCCCCCTTTTGTTTGGGATGATAAAGTGGACAGAATGGCCTTCAACAATCAGAGATTCACAGCTATGGACATATATTCTAAGGCCAAGAACGCCTGCATTGTAATTCTCTTTCTCTAgctaaattattttcctttatttatcattttctaacaCTTGTCTTGTGTAGTAATGCCATGttttaaactaatttattttctaaaacaattttctttcttggttttttgataattagaaaataaaaaacaaaatagagtACATGGTAgttttagagaatttttttttataattattttcacttgttttccaatgattattttaaaaaataattaaaaaatattaaaaatatgttgagaacattttaaattctcaaacatatttaattaaaaatacaaaaaatagttcttaacattttaggtttcaagactattttaaaaaacaatttccaaacaaTGCCTaatgttgttttgtttttatcaaaTTTCAGTACCTTATTCACCAATACTTTGGTGAAATTAGTGTGACTCATATTGGACCCAAGAGGTGGCAAGAGGTTACAAAGGGAGACGACGATAGCGGTAGAAGCCAAGGCAATGAAGGAAACAACCAAGACACCTCTAACTTGATTAAGAGAAAAGGTGAAACCCATCTGATAGTAGCGGCACTCATAGCAACGGTAACTTTTGCAGCGGGTTTCACCCTGCCTGGTGGTTATAATCAGAGTAATGGCATGGCAATCCTATCAAAGAAAGCAGCCTTCAAAGCATTTGTGGTGATGGATACCATAGCAATGGTGCTCTCCGTATCTGCCGTATTCTATTATCTTTTCATGTCATTGCATTCGAGAAAGGTGTTCCTTGACAAACACATAATTCGTGGCTTTTTGCTTACCATGTTTGCTATGGTAGCAATGGTGGTTGCTTTCATGACGGGCTTGTATGCTGTGCTGCCACACTCCTCGTggattccaatttttatttgtatcttCTGTTGCtgctttttcttctccttttgttCTGGATGGAGACTATTTTTCCAGGTGCATAAAGTCAGGATTCGCTTCAGCAAGAAATCTGGAGCTATTTTAAGAGTCTCTTGGTAATTTATTGTTTTTCGGTTTTTTATGATGTCATTGACAATGCTTtatttgtatgggaaaatcatgtAATCATGTCTACTTATGGAATGAAAATATATGTTGTGAATGGATTTCAATTATGGATAACATTTAGAGGAGGGTTGAATAcgtgtatattaattttcaaatcaatttgaGATGGTACCTCACAGATGATAATCATTCACCTTCTTTTTcactattattttgatttttcttccaatcatatcaacaagaaaggaaaaacacaaGTAAGAATGGATGCACCAACATTCTCCTAACAAGATAGTCAATGCAATTCAAATACAGATAagaagaaatttgaattttttctcaaaaatgatAAATGCAAGAATAGGGATTAATCTACATTGAATCAACCCCTCAGCTCCAACatatttttcaactaaaaaatcGCAGAACTTTCTCTTAAACCAAACACCACTAAATTTAGCAAAGAACTTGAAGCCTAATTAAGGAGGCCGCCTAACTCTCACACTTGTGCATCCCTCATCTGGAAACGAGACTTAAATCATAGGGTTTAAACTTCATCCAACGATTCAGATATGTTTGGAGAAAATGAAGTTTTTGCATATGTGATGGATCCAAGAGGACTGAAAATTGTGGATGACAACTAAATTGTTGCCTTTTAGTGTGATCAATCAACAATGGAGCCAactagttttaaaaacaaatttggcACCTTTGAACttcaactccaatttttaacaaaagaatgAAAGTTTAAAACTTGGTTGATCAATATTTGAGACCATCCATCACCTCAAAATCACTTACCATCTCATCTAACAATCTTCAATCATGAACATAGAAATGAAAAAGCCCAAGGAAGGTTTTGAAGCAATTGAGCTAGGTGAACATTAATGGAAAATTTGGCTCGAAATTACCAAAACACAAAGGCGCTTGCatatattatatgaaaaaaaaatgaaacttttgATTTTCCACTTTATATAAACTAATTAAACCACACTTTATTCCTATGTGGAGATTGATCCAAGTAAACAATTGATATTCcctttcattaataaatttttgagATTCAGTAGGAGAGGCGGTTTTTTTGAAATCCCCTTTATTTCCATGTAAACAAAACCCTTCCTTCTATCATCCAGAGGCCCCTAACTCCCCATTATTCCCACTATTGCTTCTCATTGGCTTTATGCACAACCATTTTCTTCACACAactaattagaaataaaataaataaagactaGATATCGAAAGGCTCATTGAAAAGTGTTGAGACTGGAGCTCTATGGTGATGTGTATctataaaaattttcacttgTGCATTATGGTTTATTTGTATGCTTAATAACATAAACACATCATTTAATATTGAAACCTTGAGGATTATGCCATAAGGTATTTTTTGAAGCCTTAGCCTCCTAGTTCTCCATTGCAATAGGATGGAGTCACAACCCAAGTCTAAACTTCTATCTTTGGATTGATTTTCTACTTCtacaataaattcaatttaatgaTGCCTCATTCCTTGGTGCTTCAATAAAGCATcaatatatatgaagaaaatggatCAATTTTTACAGTCATAACAAATGGGTTGATTTTGGCGCCTTGGGAGCCGAAATTCAGCAAACCACCAACAACCATTGACAACCTTAAAGCTTTGTCTTTTCCAATCATCATCCGTGACCTCAACAACAACTATTATGGTTTTTACAAATCGAGGAGCTCAAAGTGGGAGTTCTTACAAGTGAGGAGGATTTGATAGGTGAGGTTTAATTTTACCATAGTTGCAAAAGGCACGCTTAAATTATGCTTCAAATTAAGGCTCAACCACTCGTTAATTATAAGGTCTGGCTTGGTAAGACATGAGCTTTGTTGAAGAGGCAAAccctttctattttat
Proteins encoded:
- the LOC104881247 gene encoding ankyrin repeat-containing protein At5g02620: MASTNDDEEEESERESDEDSKEEECTNEDANMCFMALEEHEDEVAADDATQTQTQTQIRSQSAAGDGSQAEIITMDASLYKAAADGYIHALQQFPEVDLQTQLSPKENSVLHIAAQFGQLRCVKWMLEFPWCSSLLHRQNLKGDTPLHLAAREGHLLVLRALMDAAKLLPLDIESGIGAEKAMLRLTNKGGDTALHEAVRYNHSEVVKFLIMEDPEFAYSENIDGGTPLYMAAERGFGKLVEIIIDNTHTFPGYTGFTGRTVLHAAVIHNNTEMTKKILEWKPALTKEVDENGWSPLHCAACRGCNTTIIRQLLDKSDKSVPYLRIKDGNLTALHIAARHGRMKIVEILASHSPDCCEQVDDKGNNVFHFAMMKRKAYASGDLLRNRWLRVTGLINEKDGEGDTPLHLLASHQVFDPPFVWDDKVDRMAFNNQRFTAMDIYSKAKNACIYLIHQYFGEISVTHIGPKRWQEVTKGDDDSGRSQGNEGNNQDTSNLIKRKGETHLIVAALIATVTFAAGFTLPGGYNQSNGMAILSKKAAFKAFVVMDTIAMVLSVSAVFYYLFMSLHSRKVFLDKHIIRGFLLTMFAMVAMVVAFMTGLCIKSGFASARNLELF